The following are encoded in a window of Diorhabda sublineata isolate icDioSubl1.1 chromosome 3, icDioSubl1.1, whole genome shotgun sequence genomic DNA:
- the LOC130441922 gene encoding probable histone-lysine N-methyltransferase set-23, which translates to MEFRDNYEHKVKGVLYFSRNLPTEEAGNLYQHYTKGCKCLSDCLYETCQCLMESGTAYEYTNKLDFEQYKLKYNNLELPSFECNTNCLCKHTICGNKLVQLGPRQNLEVKLCPNLNKGYGLYTSKLIYTGNFICEYAGEVLTDTEAKSRYKTYTKNNQPNYIFCLKERFGDKLLKTFIDPTTYGNIGRYINHSCNPNCNLIIIRENSTIPIVAIFAARNIEPNEEITFNYGEETNSESDEPIPRKPCYCDEINCKKYLPYEPDLQKN; encoded by the coding sequence ATGGAATTTAGAGATAATTACGAACATAAAGTGAAAGgagtattatatttttcaagaaatttacCTACTGAAGAAGCGGGTAATCTATATCAACACTATACAAAAGGTTGTAAATGTTTAAGTGACTGCCTATACGAAACTTGCCAATGTTTAATGGAAAGTGGAACTGCTTACGAATATACAAACAAACTCGACTTTGAACAATACAAactgaaatataataatttagaattacCAAGTTTCGAGTGTAATACAAACTGTCTTTGTAAGCACACAATTTGCGGAAACAAGTTAGTGCAATTAGGACCGCGACAAAATTTAGAAGTCAAATTATGCCCAAATCTGAATAAAGGTTATGGGTTATATACgtcaaaattgatatataccggtaattttatttgtgaatatgCTGGAGAAGTTCTAACGGACACGGAAGCTAAAAGTAGATACAAAACTTACACTAAAAATAACCAACCAAACTACATATTCTGTTTGAAAGAAAGATTCGGCGATAAATTATTGAAGACGTTCATAGATCCGACTACTTATGGTAATATCGGAAGATACATAAACCACAGTTGTAACCCAAACtgtaatttgataattattagaGAAAATAGCACCATACCAATTGTAGCGATATTCGCAGCGCGAAATATAGAACCCAACGAAGAAATTACATTCAATTATGGAGAAGAAACAAATTCTGAAAGTGATGAACCAATTCCAAGGAAACCGTGTTATTGTGATGAAATTAATTGTAAGAAATATCTTCCATATGAAccagatttacaaaaaaattaa